A genomic region of Longimicrobiales bacterium contains the following coding sequences:
- a CDS encoding glycosyltransferase — MTGPTISIPSVPHGERRPLWSVMIPTYNCAGYLRATLESVLSQDPGPDVMQIEVVDDHSSRDDPRAVVEKVGGGRVSFYRQRENVGNTKNFDTCLQRARGHLVHLLHGDDCVRPGFYARLEAAFASKPDIGAAFCRYAVMDEDGNPIRLAPLEQAVAGVIPDWLARIASGQRLQTPAMVVRRSTYEHLGGFAHAITYCEDWEMWVRIGAHYAVWYEPEPLALYRVHKRSLSGRMLRTGENVQYLRRVIEMNRALLPRDRVDEITRQALRNTAAAAVRRSLRLLRSGDVTGARAQFREALTCNRSPVVLGGAASSVVIGAAAGLGRAVLSTLGRGPGAQGT; from the coding sequence ATGACCGGCCCGACGATTTCCATCCCATCGGTTCCGCACGGCGAACGTCGTCCGCTCTGGTCGGTGATGATCCCGACCTACAACTGCGCGGGCTATCTGCGGGCGACGCTCGAGAGTGTCCTCTCCCAGGACCCCGGCCCCGACGTGATGCAGATCGAAGTCGTCGATGACCACTCCAGCCGCGATGATCCGCGGGCGGTGGTGGAAAAGGTCGGCGGCGGCCGTGTCTCCTTCTACCGGCAGCGGGAGAACGTCGGCAACACGAAGAACTTCGATACCTGTCTGCAACGGGCGCGCGGTCACCTCGTGCACCTTCTGCACGGCGATGATTGCGTCCGGCCCGGATTCTACGCGCGGCTGGAGGCAGCATTCGCGAGCAAACCGGACATCGGTGCAGCATTCTGCAGGTATGCTGTCATGGATGAGGACGGAAACCCGATCCGGCTCGCGCCCCTCGAGCAGGCTGTGGCCGGCGTCATTCCGGACTGGCTCGCAAGGATCGCTTCTGGGCAGCGTCTGCAAACGCCTGCCATGGTCGTGCGCAGGTCGACGTATGAGCATCTCGGCGGCTTCGCCCATGCGATAACCTATTGTGAGGACTGGGAGATGTGGGTGCGGATCGGGGCCCATTACGCCGTGTGGTACGAGCCGGAGCCGCTCGCGCTCTACCGGGTTCACAAGCGCTCGCTGAGCGGGCGGATGTTGCGAACGGGCGAGAACGTGCAGTACCTGCGGCGCGTCATCGAGATGAACCGGGCGTTGCTGCCCCGGGATCGTGTCGACGAGATCACCCGGCAGGCGCTGCGCAACACCGCCGCCGCCGCAGTGCGTCGTTCGCTGCGCCTGCTCCGCAGCGGAGATGTCACCGGCGCGCGGGCACAGTTCCGTGAGGCCCTGACGTGCAACCGGTCTCCGGTCGTGCTGGGCGGCGCCGCGTCGAGTGTTGTCATCGGTGCCGCCGCAGGACTTGGCCGGGCAGTACTGAGCACCCTCGGTAGAGGCCCGGGAGCGCAAGGCACATGA
- a CDS encoding glycosyltransferase, producing the protein MGDELPLVSIITIFLNGEAFIEEAIASVFSQSCKRWELLLVDDGSSDRSSDTARHYAARYPDRVRYLEHPSHANRGMSASRNLGLASARGEYVAFLDADDVYLPLKLEKQVRLLDDYPEAAMVYGATRAWHSWSGRPEDDAHDWVRTLGVAPDSLIEPPELAVRFLDGRAMAPSTCGVLIRRRDIEELGCFQEDFRTMYEEFVLFFKICLKRKVYVHSGTYDLYRQHADSTTRAAITSGEYRVRGTNRSYEKFLRWLDAYLDEEGIRDRRLLAAVNRELRPFRYRRTYRAIGAFDRLRRRVRRSLRTLAVRVT; encoded by the coding sequence GTGGGAGACGAACTGCCGCTCGTCTCGATCATCACCATCTTCCTCAATGGAGAAGCGTTCATCGAGGAAGCGATCGCCAGCGTTTTCTCACAGTCCTGCAAACGCTGGGAACTGCTCCTGGTCGATGACGGATCGAGCGATCGGAGCTCGGACACCGCACGGCACTATGCAGCGCGATACCCGGACAGGGTCCGTTATCTGGAGCATCCATCGCATGCGAATCGCGGGATGAGCGCGTCCCGTAACCTGGGCCTCGCGAGTGCCCGCGGAGAATACGTGGCCTTCCTCGATGCGGACGACGTCTACCTGCCGCTCAAGCTCGAGAAGCAGGTGCGGTTACTCGACGATTATCCGGAGGCAGCCATGGTGTACGGTGCCACACGGGCCTGGCATAGCTGGAGCGGGCGACCGGAGGATGATGCACATGACTGGGTTCGTACCCTCGGCGTAGCTCCCGATTCGCTGATCGAGCCCCCGGAGCTGGCGGTCCGATTTCTCGATGGGAGGGCCATGGCACCCTCGACGTGCGGGGTGCTCATCCGTCGCAGAGACATCGAGGAACTGGGATGCTTTCAGGAGGATTTCCGGACGATGTACGAAGAGTTTGTGCTCTTCTTCAAAATCTGCCTGAAGCGGAAAGTCTATGTCCACAGCGGGACCTATGACCTGTATCGCCAGCACGCCGACTCGACGACCCGGGCAGCGATAACGTCGGGCGAATACCGCGTGCGTGGCACCAACCGTTCGTACGAAAAGTTTCTCCGCTGGCTGGACGCCTATCTCGATGAAGAGGGTATCCGCGATCGCAGGCTTCTCGCAGCCGTGAACCGCGAGCTGCGGCCATTCAGGTATCGGAGGACATATCGGGCGATCGGCGCTTTCGATCGACTCCGACGGAGAGTCCGTCGGTCACTGAGAACTCTTGCCGTTCGCGTGACTTGA
- a CDS encoding glycosyltransferase: MPYLRETLASIEAQTCRGWQILAWDNGSVDGTVEELNRWIPERLPGKIVTDRPASLGDARAQLVLEAPTELCAWIDADDINAPNRLELQLNFLAANPAVAAVGGQLTVVDAAGRMLPGIRFALEDHAIVTDMLNGPGLAQPSVLFRRSAVLAVGNYRHVGAVNVEDYDLWLRLAVRYQLANVEESVLRYRVHERSTTVMSERQGRMRKAVMERFAEHAPALYGCTAGEARLLSRRRHPFALPVLIRVARHLRRRSGTSAWATLRSPRFCHGAGRLLAPWDAPTRLALRVLQRRPTLLLRDVGRAASTASRRMLDHVAGRARS; this comes from the coding sequence ATGCCATACCTCCGTGAGACGCTGGCGTCCATCGAGGCGCAAACCTGTCGAGGATGGCAGATCCTGGCATGGGACAATGGCTCCGTCGATGGCACCGTGGAGGAGCTGAACCGGTGGATTCCGGAACGGCTGCCTGGAAAGATTGTCACGGATCGACCGGCGTCCCTGGGAGATGCCCGGGCGCAACTGGTGCTGGAAGCGCCGACCGAGCTGTGTGCGTGGATAGACGCGGACGATATCAACGCCCCGAATCGCCTGGAACTGCAGCTGAACTTCCTGGCCGCGAATCCGGCGGTGGCGGCCGTGGGAGGGCAGCTGACTGTGGTGGATGCGGCTGGGCGGATGCTGCCGGGGATTCGCTTCGCCCTGGAAGATCATGCCATCGTCACCGACATGCTGAACGGCCCGGGTCTCGCACAACCGTCCGTACTCTTCCGGCGCTCCGCAGTTCTCGCGGTGGGAAACTACCGACACGTCGGTGCGGTCAATGTGGAGGACTACGATCTCTGGTTGCGGCTGGCAGTTCGGTACCAGCTCGCGAACGTCGAGGAATCCGTGCTGCGATACAGGGTTCACGAGCGGAGCACTACCGTGATGTCTGAACGGCAGGGAAGGATGCGCAAAGCGGTGATGGAGCGTTTCGCAGAGCACGCGCCGGCGCTGTACGGGTGCACAGCGGGGGAGGCGCGGCTGCTGTCGAGGCGCCGTCATCCGTTCGCTCTCCCCGTGTTGATCCGTGTCGCCCGCCATCTGCGTCGGCGCTCCGGGACGTCAGCCTGGGCGACGCTGCGATCGCCGCGGTTCTGCCACGGCGCGGGGAGGCTGCTCGCTCCGTGGGATGCGCCGACGCGGCTCGCTCTGCGTGTGCTTCAACGGCGTCCCACGCTGCTCCTGCGAGATGTGGGGCGGGCGGCGTCCACCGCTTCACGCAGGATGCTGGATCACGTCGCCGGGCGTGCGCGGAGCTGA
- a CDS encoding polysaccharide ABC transporter ATP-binding protein — MSTAAVRVQGVGKRFRLATAQTSFPTLRDALATSTRRAGTMMFSPLRSFRERPRSETFWALRDVSFDVEPGEVVGIIGGNGAGKSTLLKILSRITEPTEGRIEIRGRVGSLLEVGTGFHPELTGRENTFLNGAILGMHRHEVAGKFDEIVAFAEVERFIDTPVKHYSSGMYLRLAFAVAAHLEPEILIVDEVLAVGDAAFQKKCLGKMGDVARQGRTVLFVSHNMDAVQRLCSRCVLLDNGRMTTQGRTAAVVSRYLSRDVGSAGPETWIDLAGARRMGHGAVRFIAAWYSGMDPEVGSFPRTGGPLILRLLVDSTGPRTIESLAFNIRTLGGLILLNADAISLDKPVRLQPGRNSVVFEVDAVHLNPGRYQVGLWASDALGTPADAIDEAFEMDVVGVQQEGAGITPRQNGFVSCRFDVSTAGREQWPDESVNYNSAASNAGPDF; from the coding sequence ATGAGCACGGCGGCGGTTCGGGTGCAGGGTGTGGGCAAACGGTTCCGGCTCGCCACGGCGCAGACGTCGTTCCCGACCCTGCGGGATGCACTCGCGACGTCGACCCGGCGGGCCGGCACGATGATGTTCTCGCCGCTGCGCAGCTTCCGGGAACGGCCGCGTTCGGAGACGTTCTGGGCGCTGCGCGACGTGTCGTTCGATGTCGAGCCCGGCGAGGTCGTCGGGATCATCGGAGGCAACGGCGCGGGGAAGAGCACGCTGCTCAAGATCCTGTCGCGCATCACGGAACCGACAGAAGGGCGCATCGAGATCCGCGGGCGGGTCGGCAGCCTGCTGGAAGTGGGGACCGGCTTCCACCCGGAGCTGACGGGTCGCGAGAACACGTTCCTCAATGGCGCGATCCTCGGCATGCACCGTCATGAAGTCGCGGGCAAGTTCGACGAGATCGTGGCGTTCGCGGAGGTGGAGCGTTTCATCGACACACCGGTCAAGCACTACTCCAGCGGCATGTACCTGCGGCTCGCCTTCGCCGTCGCGGCACACCTGGAGCCGGAGATCCTGATCGTCGACGAGGTGCTGGCGGTCGGCGACGCTGCGTTCCAGAAGAAGTGCCTCGGCAAAATGGGGGATGTGGCGCGGCAGGGGCGCACCGTTCTCTTCGTGAGCCACAACATGGACGCGGTCCAGCGGCTCTGCTCGCGCTGTGTGCTGCTGGACAATGGTCGGATGACCACGCAGGGACGCACGGCGGCCGTAGTTTCGCGGTACCTGTCCCGGGACGTCGGCAGTGCGGGCCCCGAAACCTGGATCGACCTGGCGGGCGCGCGGCGGATGGGGCACGGCGCGGTCCGGTTCATCGCCGCCTGGTACAGCGGAATGGATCCGGAGGTCGGCTCGTTCCCGCGGACCGGAGGTCCCCTCATCTTGCGGCTGCTGGTGGATTCCACCGGGCCGCGGACCATCGAATCCCTCGCATTCAACATCCGCACGCTCGGCGGCCTCATCCTTCTGAATGCCGACGCGATCTCGCTCGACAAGCCGGTACGGCTCCAGCCTGGCCGGAATTCCGTGGTCTTCGAGGTCGATGCGGTCCATCTCAACCCGGGACGATATCAGGTCGGCCTGTGGGCAAGCGATGCACTCGGCACGCCGGCCGACGCGATCGACGAGGCGTTCGAGATGGATGTCGTCGGCGTTCAGCAGGAGGGGGCGGGAATCACTCCCAGGCAGAACGGGTTTGTATCCTGCCGCTTCGATGTAAGCACCGCCGGCAGGGAGCAGTGGCCCGACGAATCCGTGAACTACAACTCCGCGGCGTCGAATGCTGGGCCGGACTTCTAG
- a CDS encoding glycosyltransferase has product MAEPRRVLLLAPFPPRLDATHGGGRSIARLVLALARRNDVALGFLRTDDEPAPGPDVIAACSLVHEQRRPGVSHSSVRPLPRALAALPGMAAGKPLWVAARWNAAFHSWVRHTIAVWRPHVLQAEFSAMGQYLDAAAEHGPRRVLTFHELGALAALDRQRNAQIAARPVWALSAWLWERYERRLAESVDATVVFTDVDRRAVLALSPTADATTIPLGVHVPPVPADPLGHTPPALLFVGNFVHAPNCDAAHWLMEEILPRLQVEFPQLRLLLVGDGAPESMRRAARPELTITGRVPDVWPYLERAALFVAPLRTGGGMRVKVLEAMAAGKAVVATPRAVEGLRVVHGEHALIAADASGLIAAAAAVIRDPGLRTRLARAGRAHVERTFGWESCAAAYEDLYERLCDRAFGAATAGAP; this is encoded by the coding sequence TTGGCTGAGCCACGCCGCGTGCTGCTGCTCGCGCCGTTCCCGCCGCGACTCGACGCCACACATGGCGGTGGCCGCAGCATCGCCAGACTCGTGCTGGCGCTGGCACGCCGGAACGACGTGGCGCTGGGTTTCCTGCGCACGGATGATGAGCCCGCGCCGGGTCCCGATGTCATCGCGGCGTGCTCGCTTGTGCACGAGCAGCGGCGCCCGGGCGTCAGCCATTCGTCGGTACGGCCGCTGCCCCGGGCACTGGCCGCACTGCCGGGCATGGCCGCGGGCAAGCCGCTGTGGGTGGCGGCGCGGTGGAACGCAGCGTTTCACAGCTGGGTCCGGCACACCATCGCAGTGTGGCGCCCTCATGTCCTGCAGGCGGAGTTCAGCGCGATGGGGCAGTATCTCGATGCGGCGGCGGAGCACGGCCCGCGACGCGTGCTGACGTTCCACGAGCTGGGCGCGCTGGCGGCGCTGGATCGGCAGCGGAACGCACAGATTGCCGCCAGGCCTGTCTGGGCGCTGAGCGCATGGCTCTGGGAGCGCTACGAGCGGCGGCTGGCCGAGAGTGTCGATGCCACCGTCGTCTTCACTGACGTGGACCGACGCGCCGTTCTTGCGCTGAGCCCGACCGCCGACGCGACGACCATTCCCCTCGGCGTGCACGTGCCCCCGGTCCCGGCGGATCCGCTCGGCCACACACCACCCGCGCTGCTCTTCGTGGGGAACTTCGTGCACGCGCCGAACTGCGACGCCGCCCACTGGCTCATGGAGGAAATTCTCCCCCGGCTGCAGGTGGAATTTCCGCAACTCAGGCTGCTGCTCGTGGGCGATGGTGCGCCCGAATCGATGCGGCGAGCCGCCAGGCCGGAGCTCACGATCACCGGCCGGGTGCCGGACGTATGGCCCTACCTCGAGCGAGCCGCGCTCTTCGTTGCGCCGCTACGCACCGGAGGCGGCATGCGTGTGAAGGTTCTCGAGGCAATGGCGGCTGGCAAAGCCGTCGTCGCAACCCCCCGCGCCGTGGAAGGGCTGCGTGTAGTGCACGGCGAACACGCGCTGATCGCGGCGGACGCCAGCGGTCTGATCGCTGCGGCCGCCGCCGTGATCCGTGATCCGGGGCTGCGCACCCGCCTGGCCCGGGCTGGCCGTGCGCACGTCGAGCGAACGTTCGGCTGGGAAAGCTGCGCCGCTGCCTACGAGGATCTCTACGAGCGACTGTGCGACCGCGCGTTCGGAGCAGCCACCGCAGGTGCGCCGTGA
- a CDS encoding beta-1,6-N-acetylglucosaminyltransferase codes for MSIAYLVLAHEQPAELEPYGGSQWWSRTHDCVEYTLSFVEENPDFVRFYRFTECPDEMFFQTVMNSLLASRAANYQLYREWSGSTPEGEKTDQSRIPEDTFNLRYIAWTGPYGGERGYPSILDERDFCRLRDSHCLLARKFDPQKSAKLMAQIDAQLLNEAPAPGDVGR; via the coding sequence TTGAGCATCGCCTATCTCGTCCTTGCTCACGAGCAGCCGGCCGAGTTGGAGCCGTACGGAGGGTCCCAGTGGTGGAGCCGGACGCACGACTGTGTGGAGTATACACTGAGTTTCGTGGAGGAGAATCCGGATTTCGTGCGTTTCTACCGCTTCACGGAATGTCCTGACGAGATGTTCTTCCAGACAGTCATGAACTCTCTCCTGGCATCGAGAGCGGCCAACTATCAGCTGTACAGGGAGTGGAGTGGATCGACACCGGAGGGTGAAAAGACGGACCAGAGCCGGATTCCTGAGGACACCTTCAACCTGCGATACATCGCCTGGACCGGCCCGTACGGTGGCGAGCGTGGCTACCCGTCCATTCTGGATGAGCGAGATTTCTGCAGGCTTCGTGATTCCCACTGCCTGCTGGCGCGGAAATTCGACCCGCAGAAGTCGGCGAAACTGATGGCACAGATCGATGCGCAGCTTCTGAACGAAGCACCGGCTCCAGGCGATGTCGGCCGCTGA
- a CDS encoding ABC transporter permease, which yields MSARRVEALPRLPDAGMADVEPEPSTAGAPPEAGLPAATSAEPLVIEPQSGLAMPDLAELWRYRELLFFLIWRDIKVRYKQTVLGASWAIIQPFFTMVVFSLFFGRLAGVPSDGLPYPIFSFAALVPWAFFAHGLMQSAGSLVANQNLVKKVYFPRLAIPIAAVLAGGIDFLIAFCVLLGMMAFYGIAPTAQIVWVVPLLLLALVTALGVGLWFAALNVQYRDVAYVVPFTVQLWLLATPVAYPSSMLPEPWRTLYGLNPMAGVVEGFRWTLLGTHSAPGPMLAVSALAAVAILVGGVFYFRRMERSFADRV from the coding sequence GTGAGCGCACGCCGGGTGGAAGCATTGCCGCGCCTGCCGGACGCAGGGATGGCCGACGTGGAACCGGAACCGTCCACCGCGGGGGCGCCGCCCGAGGCGGGGCTTCCTGCGGCAACGTCCGCCGAGCCACTCGTCATCGAGCCGCAATCCGGCCTGGCCATGCCCGACCTCGCCGAATTGTGGCGCTACCGGGAACTGCTCTTCTTCCTGATATGGCGCGACATCAAAGTCCGCTACAAGCAGACGGTGCTCGGCGCGTCCTGGGCAATCATCCAGCCGTTCTTCACCATGGTCGTGTTCAGCCTGTTCTTCGGGCGGCTCGCCGGTGTCCCCTCCGACGGACTGCCATACCCCATCTTCAGCTTTGCGGCGCTCGTGCCGTGGGCCTTCTTTGCGCACGGGCTCATGCAGTCCGCCGGCAGCCTCGTGGCGAACCAGAACCTCGTGAAGAAGGTCTACTTTCCCCGCCTCGCCATCCCCATCGCCGCGGTGCTTGCCGGAGGAATCGACTTCCTCATCGCGTTCTGCGTCCTGCTCGGCATGATGGCGTTCTACGGAATCGCGCCGACCGCGCAGATCGTATGGGTCGTCCCTCTGCTTCTGCTCGCGCTCGTCACAGCGCTCGGCGTCGGTCTCTGGTTCGCGGCGCTCAACGTGCAGTACCGCGACGTGGCGTACGTCGTCCCGTTCACCGTTCAGCTGTGGCTGCTCGCGACGCCTGTCGCGTACCCGAGCAGCATGCTCCCCGAGCCGTGGCGCACGCTGTACGGGTTGAACCCCATGGCCGGCGTGGTGGAAGGGTTCCGCTGGACGCTGCTGGGTACGCATTCGGCACCGGGCCCGATGCTCGCCGTGTCCGCTCTCGCCGCCGTCGCCATCCTCGTGGGTGGTGTGTTCTATTTCCGGCGAATGGAGCGCAGCTTTGCGGATCGGGTGTAG
- a CDS encoding glycosyltransferase, which translates to MKPDISVVVPTHDRLSCLRQCLEALAAQTFAVDRMEVIVVADGCSDGTEAALARIEVPFDLRVITQPASGAAAARNRGAEAARGALLLFLDDDVIPSPGLVQAHVREHLTSEDCAVMGPCFPGWREDQSYLAAALYRFWHRTYEHMADPERRHVLSGNLSLPAATFSRVVGFDPRLVGSLEDYELGVRLSKSGVALVYAPDAAATHLETTDLAASLRRVRSGGRASVILVDVHPHLLPSTRLFRPAHLPRYLAFRAPWVGAVLTRLGILILGGAERIRFRWLWKAVYGQLREYCFWRGVADQVGNADQWSAVRLRLEQAYRAAEQAGRSAAPHGTPSSVAAP; encoded by the coding sequence GTGAAGCCGGACATATCGGTCGTCGTCCCGACGCACGACCGGCTGTCGTGTCTGCGGCAATGCCTCGAAGCCCTCGCGGCGCAGACCTTTGCCGTGGATCGCATGGAGGTGATCGTCGTCGCGGACGGGTGCAGTGACGGTACGGAGGCGGCGCTCGCCAGAATCGAGGTTCCCTTCGACCTGCGCGTGATCACGCAGCCGGCCAGCGGCGCGGCCGCGGCGCGGAACCGAGGGGCCGAGGCCGCCCGGGGAGCACTTCTCCTCTTCCTGGACGACGATGTCATCCCATCGCCCGGCCTCGTACAGGCCCACGTGCGGGAGCATCTCACGAGCGAAGATTGCGCCGTCATGGGCCCATGCTTCCCCGGCTGGCGGGAGGACCAGAGCTACCTGGCGGCCGCGCTGTACAGGTTCTGGCACCGTACGTACGAGCACATGGCTGACCCCGAGCGCCGCCATGTGCTCAGCGGCAATCTCTCGTTGCCAGCGGCTACCTTCTCGCGCGTGGTTGGATTCGATCCCAGGCTGGTCGGCTCTCTCGAAGACTACGAGCTTGGAGTTCGGCTCTCGAAGAGCGGGGTTGCCCTCGTATATGCCCCGGACGCGGCGGCCACCCATCTGGAGACCACCGACCTGGCCGCCTCCCTCCGGCGGGTTCGAAGCGGCGGGCGAGCATCGGTCATCCTGGTGGACGTTCACCCGCACCTCCTTCCTTCTACACGCCTGTTCCGACCCGCTCACCTGCCCCGGTACCTGGCGTTCAGAGCGCCGTGGGTCGGTGCAGTTCTCACGCGCCTGGGCATCCTCATCCTGGGGGGAGCCGAGCGCATCCGGTTTCGCTGGTTGTGGAAGGCCGTGTATGGGCAGCTTCGCGAATACTGTTTCTGGCGCGGGGTGGCCGATCAGGTGGGTAACGCTGACCAGTGGTCAGCGGTACGCCTGCGCCTGGAGCAGGCGTACCGGGCAGCCGAGCAGGCTGGCCGTTCAGCCGCTCCGCATGGAACACCGTCGTCGGTAGCAGCACCATGA
- a CDS encoding glycosyltransferase family 2 protein, whose product MTTAEPAAASISVCIACRNEADRLGPCLESVAWSDDVIVMDLESSDGSAELAARHGAQVVRRAPVPIVEIVRNEIAAHARHDWILVLDPDERITPGLADALREVAGIADVHAVVVPRMNYDFGHAPSSPLQRYEPQLRMYRRSAVAWPEIPNALPQVPEPYVYHIPARDELVMVHERSRTVPEVIDRVVRYAPLQAQSMIDRGEVFTARRMIGTLGEATYRHLIVGRAWRDGVPGLMRAGVLVGFKFYVWAAFWQLSGSARTPEDDRYVHALGRWMEGPRAALGLASRVKRLLRRRGHEGV is encoded by the coding sequence ATGACGACCGCAGAACCCGCCGCGGCAAGCATCTCCGTCTGCATCGCATGCCGCAACGAGGCCGATCGGCTGGGCCCCTGCCTCGAGTCCGTGGCGTGGTCGGACGACGTAATCGTCATGGACCTCGAGAGTTCGGACGGGTCGGCGGAGCTCGCGGCGCGCCACGGCGCGCAGGTGGTTCGACGGGCGCCAGTGCCGATCGTCGAAATCGTCCGTAACGAGATCGCTGCGCATGCGCGCCACGACTGGATCCTCGTGCTCGATCCGGACGAGCGCATCACACCCGGGCTCGCGGACGCGCTCAGGGAAGTTGCCGGCATTGCCGACGTGCATGCCGTCGTGGTACCGCGCATGAACTATGACTTCGGGCACGCACCGAGCAGCCCGCTCCAGCGGTATGAGCCGCAGCTTCGCATGTACCGCCGCTCCGCGGTAGCGTGGCCAGAGATCCCGAATGCGCTGCCGCAGGTGCCGGAGCCGTACGTGTACCACATCCCCGCTCGGGATGAACTCGTTATGGTGCACGAGCGCAGTCGCACTGTTCCGGAAGTCATCGACCGCGTGGTCCGCTACGCACCGCTGCAGGCGCAGTCGATGATCGACCGCGGCGAAGTGTTCACGGCGCGCCGCATGATAGGCACTCTGGGGGAGGCGACCTATCGCCACTTGATCGTCGGTCGCGCATGGCGCGACGGCGTCCCCGGTCTGATGCGGGCGGGCGTGCTGGTCGGCTTCAAGTTCTATGTGTGGGCGGCGTTCTGGCAGTTGTCCGGCAGCGCACGCACGCCGGAGGACGACCGGTACGTCCACGCGCTCGGGCGGTGGATGGAGGGGCCGCGCGCGGCGCTGGGGCTGGCCAGTCGCGTCAAACGACTGCTGCGGCGTCGCGGGCATGAAGGCGTCTGA
- a CDS encoding glycosyltransferase — protein MPSLHLTVAVSTWNRCALLAESLEQMTHLVVPPDVTWELLVVNNLCTDATDEVVSSFRGRLPVRRLLELSPGLSHARNRALTEARGEFILWTDDDVFVDRNWLAAYAAAFRRWPDSSVFGGPIEPWFEGDPPAWIPRVLDQIGPVYGRQTMGDAPVELTLDRVDSGPYGGNMAMRREALLRFPFDPALGVRHGEYSVGEETEVIRRMLAAGHTGWWTPEPRVRHWVPSSSQSVGFVRRWMIGSGHYIAQSPEKGGNLPRNRPYRLLARIVRHELGFRLRRPFAPPEVWIMNLARASRARGQLQAAWFPKENRTP, from the coding sequence ATGCCGTCCCTGCATCTCACCGTGGCTGTAAGCACCTGGAATCGCTGTGCCCTCCTCGCCGAATCGCTCGAGCAGATGACGCACCTGGTGGTGCCCCCCGACGTCACCTGGGAGCTCCTCGTGGTCAACAACCTCTGTACGGATGCGACGGACGAGGTCGTCTCATCCTTTCGAGGTCGGCTGCCTGTCCGCCGTCTGCTCGAGCTGTCGCCCGGACTCTCTCACGCGCGCAACCGTGCGCTGACGGAGGCCAGGGGCGAGTTCATCCTCTGGACGGACGATGATGTCTTCGTCGACAGGAACTGGCTGGCGGCCTACGCCGCCGCGTTCCGACGCTGGCCTGATTCCTCGGTGTTCGGCGGACCGATCGAGCCATGGTTCGAAGGTGATCCTCCCGCATGGATTCCGCGGGTTCTGGACCAGATCGGGCCCGTCTACGGCCGGCAGACGATGGGCGACGCGCCCGTCGAGCTGACCCTCGATCGGGTGGACAGCGGCCCTTACGGCGGGAACATGGCGATGCGGCGGGAAGCGCTGCTCCGCTTTCCGTTCGACCCCGCGCTGGGTGTGCGGCACGGAGAGTATTCCGTGGGCGAGGAGACCGAGGTGATCCGCCGGATGCTGGCCGCGGGCCACACTGGCTGGTGGACGCCGGAACCGCGGGTGCGGCACTGGGTGCCCAGCAGCAGCCAGAGCGTGGGTTTTGTCCGCCGCTGGATGATCGGGTCGGGACACTACATCGCACAGTCACCGGAAAAGGGCGGGAACCTCCCTCGCAACCGGCCATACCGCCTTCTAGCCCGGATCGTGCGGCACGAGCTGGGGTTTCGGCTCCGCCGTCCCTTCGCCCCGCCCGAAGTGTGGATCATGAATCTTGCTCGCGCCAGCAGGGCACGCGGCCAGCTCCAGGCGGCCTGGTTCCCGAAGGAGAACAGGACGCCGTGA